The genomic stretch GGAACGGGTTCCCATTACCGGCAGGATCACAGATGAGAATGGGGATGCGCTCTCCGGCGTGTCCATCAATATCAAAGGTAGCAGCCGTGGCACTACATCGGATGATAAAGGCGCTTACTCCATCAGCGCTGAACCTACCGATGTGCTGATCTTTACCTCGGTGGGCTTTGAACCGCAGGAAACCACGGTAGGCGCCAGGACCGCCATCAATATCACGCTTATCTCCGTAGCCAAAAACCTGGAAAATATTGTGGTGATCGGTTATGGCCAGGTGCGCAAGCGGGACCTGACGGGGTCAGTCCTGTCGGTCAAGAATGAGGAGATCCGTAAAACGCCGGCTTCCAACGCCCTGGAAAGCCTGCAGGGGAAACTGGCCGGTGCGGATATTGTCCGCAACAATGGCTCTGCCGCTTCCGGCGTGTCTATTACTATCAGGGGTAACCGCTCTTTGCGTGCCGATAATGGCCCGCTGATCATTGTGGACGGCGTGCAGTATAATTCCATCCAGGATATCAGCAGCAATGATATCCAGTCCATTGAAGTGCTGAAAGATGCCAGCTCTACGGCTATCTACGGTTCCCGTGGCGCCAATGGCGTAGTGATTGTCACTACCAAACGCGGCGCCACCGGTAAGCCTAAGATCAGCGCCCACTCTTATTATGGTATTTCTGAAGTGGCCGGGTATCCGCGATTCATGAACAGTACTGAATACGTGGATTGGCGTAGGGAAGCCAACCGCCGCATACCCCTGGCAGGCATCAATCCCAATGGTAACTGGATAGACGCCGCCAATGATAACCTGCTCTTTAATAGTATTGAGCAGACCAATATCAATAATGGCGTCAATACGGATTATCCCGATCTTTTCCTGCAACAGGGTAACCAGCAGGAACATCATGTGGGTGTGGCGGCAGGCAATGATCAGACAAAGGGCTATCTCTCCATGGGGTATTATAATGAAAAAGGCATTTTTGAGCTGGATGAACTGAAGCGGTATACGGCGAGAATGGGCCTGGACCAGCAACTCGGTAAAATTGCCAAAGCCGGCATGCAGGTGCAGTTCACCTATTATGATGTGGATACCCGCACCAGCCCCATGGATGAGGCCAGCAAAATATCTCCTTTCTCCCTCCCGCGTGACAGTGCCGGTAAAGTGGTGCTAAGCCCCAATAACGAAGCTGCCCGCTGGAACCCGCTCATTGATGAAGAGCCGGGCATTGCGCTCAACAATACCATCACCCAACGCACTTTTGCTGTGGCCTATGTTGAGTTGAATCCGTTCAAGGGATTCAGCTGGCGCAGCAACCTGGGCATGGTGTTCACCAACCTGACCAATGGCGCCTTCTATGATCGGAACTCTTTACTGCAAAGAGGCACCAATGCGCTCGGCAGCTACCTGGCCGGCAAGGGCCGCAATACCAACTGGGAAAATATCATCAGCTATAACAAACAGGTGAACGATCATAATTTTACCCTCACCGGCGTCACTACTTTCCTGCAGAACAATTACGAGGAAGCTGCCGCCCAGGGCAATAAACAGGTCCTGCCATCCCAGCTCTATTATGGCCTGGCCAACGCCCTGGATGGTATTGCCATCCGTTCCGGCTACAGCAAGGAAAACCTGGTGTCCTTTGCAGGACGTATCAACTATTCCATGCTGGGCAAGTACCTGGCCTCTTTCAGCATCCGGACCGATGGCAGCTCCAAATTAGGTCCTGGCAATAAATGGAGCGTATTCCCCGCCGCCGCACTGGCCTGGCGGATCAGTGATGAGGATTTTCTCCGCAGTTCCCGGGCTATCAGCGACCTGAAGCTGCGCGTCAGCTATGGTGTTACCGGCAGTGATGCCATTCCGCCATATCGCACCCAATCTGTCCTTACGCGTATTCCCAATGCCTTTGGAGAAAGCCCGCTGCCTGGGTTCACCTTCAGTGATACTATTGGTAATGCTGATCTGAAATGGGAACGAACCAAGGCGTTTAACGTGGGCATCGACCTGGGCCTGTTCAATAACCGCGTGGTGGCGCAGATTGATGTATACCGGACCCAGACCACCAACCTGCTGATAGATCGTTTGCTGCCGCCTACTTCCGGCGTGTCCCGCACTTTCCAGAATATCGGGGCCACCCGCAATACCGGTATTGACATCGGTATCAATGTGGCGGTGATCAAAAAAACGGACCTCAGCTTTAATGCAGGGCTGAACTTCTACGCCAATAAGGAAGAGATCACCGACCTGCTCAATGGCGTGGATGATGTGGCCAACAAATGGTTTATCGGTTCACCGGTCAGGGTGTCCTATGACTACCGCAAGATCGGTATCTGGCAGCTGGCGGATTCCACTGCGGCCAAAGCTGTTAAACAGCTGCCTGGCGATATCCGCGTGGCCGACCTCAACGGTGATAAGGCCATCACTACGGAAGACCGTGAAGTGGTGGGGCAGCTGGTGCCTAAATGGAATGCCAGTCTCAGCCTCGACTTCAAATACAAACAGCTTGACCTGAACGTTTTCCTTTTTGCCCGCTATGGGCAAACCATTGAATATGCCTATCTCAACCGGGTTCACCTGCCCGGCCGGGAAAATGGCGCCGTGGTCAATTACTGGACACTGGAAAATCCCAGCAATGATTTTCCCCGTCCGCGCACAACCAGCTCTTTTGTTTCCCTGCCGTATTCCACCACTTTACAGTATGTAGATGGTTCTTTCCTGAAGATCCGGACCATCACATTGGGTTATACTTTGCCAAAGACTTTCACTTCCAGGTTTGGCGTGAACAACCTGCGGGTGTATGCTACGGGCAGGAACCTGGTGACCTTCTCCAAAGTGGACGACTATGACGTGGAAAGGGGCGGCCCATTGATCAACCCCATGACCAAACTCATTGTATGGGGCCTGAGTGTGGATCTCTAATCAATAAAAATTGCTGCAACATGAAAACAACAACTTACTATATGCTGCTCGGGATACTGGCCATGACGGTGGCCAGCTCCTGCGAAAAGAAACTGACAGAATACAATCCCGGCAGCGCTACTGCTGACAACGTATTCAATACACCGGTGGGGTATGAAAGTGGCGTGAGCGCCGCCTATACCTATAACCGCTGGTTATGGGGTAAGGAGGCTGGTTATCACCTGCTGGAAGCGGGCAGTGATCTGTGGCTGAGTGGCGTGGATGATCCCAATACCGAACTGACCCAGTACACCACGGGGATGAACCCGGCCAATGCCATCATTGCGGCTATCTGGTCCAGGATGTATTCGGCAGTCAATCTCTGCAATGCCCTGATCAGCAGGGTAGGCAATTCCGGTCTGCCGGCGGCTACGCAATCCATCCGGGAAGGCGAGCTGCGCATGCTGCGGGCCTGGTATTATTTTACAATTGTGCAAACCTGGGGCGGCGTGCATTTCAGCCTGGAAGAAACAACGGGTATTGTGACCACGGCCAACCGGACGCCGGAGGCGGATTTCTACCAGCAGATCATTGAAGACCTCCGCCAGGCCATAGACCGGCTGCCTGTTACTACCCAGGATAATGGCCGGGCCACAAAGCCGGCCGCCGAAGCATTTTTATCGAAAGTGTTCCTGATCCGCGGGCAGTACGACAGCTGCTATAAATATGCCGACAAGGTGATCAATGGCTACAGCTTTGACCTGCAGCCGGTATATGCCGATCTCTGGAATATGAGTAACCAGGCCGGCAAAGAGATCATCTGGTCCGTGAACTATACCACCAACCTGACCATGAATGATTTTACCGGTCCTGCCGGCGCTATTGTGTATCCCGGCGGTCATGCCCGGGGCGCCAATAATGGTCACCTCATGTTCCTCCAGAAATACGATGTACGGAATGGTATGGAGCGGAGCATTGCCTACGGCCGGCCTTTCAGCAGGTGGATGCCTTCGCTTTTCCTGGTGGATCTTTTTGACGCCAGCATTGATACACGCTACAATGCCAGTTTCCAGGGACTCTGGATCAGTAACAAGACCAGCTCCACTACCTATAAGCGCAAACTCACTACCGGTGCAGAAGCCAGCTTTACCATTAACCCCGGCGATACCTCCCATTATATCACCAGAGAAGTGGTGGACAATGGTTTCCGGGACAGCCGCAAGTATGAAATATTTGACCGCAACGATATGTACAATGCCAACGGTACACCGAGGAACAATTCCAATTTCCTGTCGCTCAAAAAATTCCTGGACCCTACGCGGCCATCCATAGCAGAGCAGCAGAGCGCCCGGGATGCCTTCATTTTCCGGCTGGCGGATATTTACCTGACGGCTGCGGAAGCCAAACACCTGTTGGGCGATAATGCCACTGCTGCCAGCCTGATCAACGAAGTGCGGCGCAGAGCAGCCGTTCCCGGACATGAATCGGAGATGGAGATCAGTGAAGGGGCCGTGACCCTGGATTTTATCCTGGATGAACGGGCCCGGGAGCTGGCAGGCGAACAGTGGCGCTGGATAGACCTGAAGCGGACCGGCAAGCTGGTGGAAAGAGTGAAGGCCCACAATCCCCAGGCGGCAGGCAATATCAGCGATTTCCATGTGCTGCGGCCCATCCCGCAGTTACAGCTGGATGCGGTGACCAATAAAAATGAATTTATACAGAACGAGGGCTATCAATAGTTTTTTGGCGCCTGGTTATTCTACAGCAAGCAGCAAGTGGGTGTCTCCGGGTAAAACCGGGGGCGCCCTTTTTATTTTTGTCCTGTTACGGCCAGGAACACAATGAGCAGGACCATATCTTTCAGGTGTACCCGGACATGCCTCAGGGCATGCGTCAGCTGGTTCTCCACGGTGCGTTTGGAAATGCCCAGCCGTTGTGCTATCTCCTCACTGGTCATATACTCAAACCGGCTCAGGCGGAAGATCTCCTGGCAACGGGCGGGCAATTGCAATAGTATCTGTTGTAACTGATCGTACAGCTCAGCCTGCCGGATATCGTTATCTGCGCTATTGGCTGCCATCATATTTTCCGGCAGCTCATCACTGACCACTACTGCCGCCCTTTCTTTTTTTCGGGAGTATACCTGGTATCGGGTAGCCGTTAGTAAAAACGCGGGAAAGGAATGTACCTGAAGCGTATGGCGCCTGGTCCAGATGCTGAGAAATATATCATGAACAATCTCCTGGCTGGCAGCTTTATCGTTCAGGTATTTATTGGCTGTTTTATATACCGGCACCCAGTATCGGTCGAAGAGAAGGTTAAAAGCATGCGGATCGTTTTGGCGGATGGCATTCCACAAACTGCTATCGGACTGGTCTGCCTGGGACATTTTAAATCGTTTTAAGGATCGGGGGGAAAGTTAAGGGCAAAAATTAGGATAAAAAAAATATTCAAAAGGCCGTGCGTTGAAGTGGCTTTTGCATACTCTTAGGCAAAGGCCTTTTTATGACCAGGGACGAATTCCTTATAGTATACCAGCGATATTTGAACGGAGCTTGCACACCGGAGGAGCTTGAGCAGCTGTATGCGTACCAGGATGAGATGGAACTGGAAGATGCCGGATGGAACGAAGCGCCTGAGTTGGAGGCTATTACCAGGGAAGCCATCAAAGCCAGGCTGAACGGGCATATACAAAGGCCCCGGCCCCTGCACAGGCAAATGCCGGTCTGGCTCTCATGGGCTGCAGCTGCTGTACTGGCAGGACTGGTTTTTGGAAGTCTTTACCTGGCCGTTCATCGTAACCAGGAGGCGCCCGCCACGGCTGCCAGGCCCACCGCAGCCGGACAACGACCGCTGGCGCCCGATACGGCAGGCAGGAAGACTTACCTGACATTGGGCAATGGCCAGGTGATCTCACTGACGGATGCGGCCAATGGCGCCATCAGCAGTTTATCCGGTATTGTGACCAGTAAACAGGAAGATGGCCTGGTAACCTACCAGGCTGTTGCTGGTACAGGGCCACAGGCTGTTCCGGATACCAACAGTATACAGACCCCTTATGGCGATAAGTTTTCCATCACGCTGGCCGATGGTTCCAAAGTATGGCTGAATGCCACATCAGGACTACGTTTCCCGGTATTTTTTACCGGTAATAAGCGGGAAGTATACCTGACCGGCGAAGCCTGTTTTGAAGTAAAAGCCCATCCGGAGCGGCCATTTATTGTGCATGTAAATGGCGTGGCCGTGGAGGCGTTGGGAACCCTGTTCAATATCAAATCCCATAGCAACGAAAGAAATACAGTGGCCACGCTGTTGTCCGGTGCGGTACAGGTGACCCTGCCGGCAAAAAAAGAATTGCTGCAGCCAGGGCTGCAGGCGCTGTATGATGCAGAAACCGGGCGGCTGCGGGTTCAGAAGGCCAATACGCGTACGGTGCTGGCCTGGCGGGAGGGGATCTTTGCCTTTGAGCATGACCCGGTATCAGAGATCATGTACGAGATAGGACGCTGGTATAACAGGGAGATTGTTTTTGTACACGGCAATAGCAATAAGCGGTTTACCTACACTTTTCAACGGAATGAATCATTGGAAGAGGCGCTGAAACGACTGGAACTGACAGGCAGCGTACAGCTGCAAACACACAACAATAAAATTATGGTTACTATACCGTAACATACAACCCAACAGCTAACAATTTTTATTTAACATCTTGTCAAATGAAAGATTCACCCGATTCCTGCCAGAACGGGAGCGGCAGCCTATTGCCCTCTCAGCATCCTTTCCGGATCTTTTTTCTTCTTTCTGTTTTTCTTGCACTGTTATTACCTGCCCTGAGCTTTGGGCAAAACCAGCCTGTTACCTTACAGGCCAAGAGCGATTCCCTTGAACTGATCCTGAAGAAACTTGAAAAGCAAACCGGCTTTTCGTTCATATACGAGAACGATCTGCTGGATAAAGCTGCGCCTGTCACTTTTAATGCCGTCAACATGGCATTGAAAGAAGTACTGGAACTTTGTTTTCGCGACCAGCCGCTGGCCTATACTATACGCGGCAATTCCGTTATCCTGCGCAAAAAGGAAAGCCCGCCACAACGTTCCATCGTGGTCATCGGCAGTATTACCGACCCCAAAGGACAGGCCCTGCAGGGTGTGAATGTGCAGAGTAAAAGGCATACTGTCAATGTAACCAGCATGCAGGACGGCAGCTATTCCATTACCCTGCCCGGAGCAGAAGATGTACTGGTGTTCACCTATGTGGGATTCATGCCACAGGAAATACCGGTATCCAAAGCCGGCAGGCTGGATGTTTCCATGCAGGAAAAGCCTTCTCAGCTGGCGGATGTGGTAGTGGTGGCCTATGGCCAGCAAAAGAAGATCACCACCATTGGTGCGCAGAGTACGGTGAAAGTAGACGACCTGAAACTGCCTTCAGCCAATCTCACCAATTCCATTGCAGGCCGGATTGCCGGTGTTATCGGCGTTCAGCGAAGCGGCGAACCGGGGTATGACAATGCCGAGATCTATATCCGTGGGATATCCACTTTTACCAGCAGCAGCCCGCTGGTGCTGGTAGACGGCGTGGAGCGCGGTTTTGCCAACGTGGATCCGGAGGACATCTCCAGTTTTAGTATTTTAAAAGATGCCTCCGCTACCGCGGTATACGGGGTGAGGGGCGCCAACGGAGTAATACTGATTCAGACGAAGTCGGGCAAGGTCGGCAAGCCGATGATCAATCTGCAGTATGACCAGGGCCTTACCCAGTTCACCCGCATACCTAAATTTGCAGATGGGGTTACCTATTTGAACATGGCCAACGAAGCCTATAAAAACAGCAATCCCAACGATCTGGTCCCCAAATATTCCCAGGAGCGTATTGACAAGACCGCCAGCGGTGAAGATCCCGACCTGGCGCCCAATGTGAACTGGTTTGATGTGCTGTTCAAAAAATACGGGCAGAACCGCCGTGCCCGGGTGAACGCCAGTGGCGGATCGCAGAATGCACAATATTACCTGTCGCTGGGTTATTACGATGAGACCGGCATGTTTGATACTGATCCGCTGGCCAATTACAACTCACAGCTCAGGTTCACGCGTTACAACTTTACCTCTAACCTTAACCTGCGGCTGACAAAGACCACCAAGCTGGATTTTGGCGCATCGGGTTGGCTGAGCAATGGTAATTTCCCCGGCGCCAATACTCCTGATATATGGAGTGCCGCCTACCTGTTGCCGCCGGTAGTGATCCCTGATAAATATTCCAATGGCCTGTTCTCCCGAATGGCTACCGGTACTTTGAATAATCCATACACCATGCTCACCCAAAGCGGTTATGTAACCGAGTTCAGGAGCCAGTTATGGAGCAATATCCGGGTAACGCAGGAGCTGGATGCCTTGCTGAAGGGATTATCTGCCACCGTCATGTACTCTTTCGATAATTATAATACCCATACCATCAGGCGTACCAAATCGGTGGACGGGTACATTGCCCGCAGCCGTGATAACAATGGCAACCTGGTCATGGAACAAACTTCCATCGGCAGCAATTACCTCGGTTACGAACGGCAGAACGGCGGCAGCCGGCAGTATTACACAGAAGCCGCCGTCAACTACCGGACAGCTATCGGGAAGAATGACCTGACCGGTATGGTGCTTTTCAATGCCTCTGATAAACAGGACGCATTTGCCGGTGATTATGTCAACTCTGTCCCTTACCGGTATGTTGGACTGGCGGGCCGTTTTACCTATGCCTACAACAACCGGTACCTGGCCGAAGCTAATTTTGGGTATAACGGCTCCGAAACCTTTGAACCCAACAAACGATTTGGCTTCTTCCCTTCTTTTGGGGCCGGCTGGGTGGCTTCGGAAGAGAAATTCTTTGAGCCGCTGACCGATGCCGTGCAGTTCCTGAAATTCCGCTTTTCCTATGGTGAAGTGGGGAACAGCAATATTGGTGGCCGTCGCTTTGGCTATGTGTCAACAGTAGGCGGCGGCAATGGCGGTTACTCTTTTGGCCGGGATGTCAATCGCACTATCGGTGGGTTGGATATTGATGAATATGCTGTGTCCGTGAGCTGGGAAAAGGCACAGAAGACAAACCTGGGCGTGGAGATCAAAACATGGAACAACCGCCTGTCGCTGACAGTGGACCTCTTCAATGAAAACCGCACCGGCATCTTCCGCAAACGGGGCGATGTACCTGTGTATAGCGGCATTCGTAACCTGCCCTGGGCCAACCTGGGTGAGATCCAGAACAAGGGCATTGACGCCACACTGGAACTGAATGGTAAATGGGGGGATGTGAACCTTGACTTCCGCGGCAATTTCACCTGGAACCGTGCTATGGTGGTCAATGATGCCAATGCGCCTTTCCCTTATCCCTGGCAGCAGCGCATCGGCCGTAAATATGGCCAGCGTTTTGGGTATACCGCGCTGGGTTTATTCACCTCTGAAAAAGATGTACTCAGCAGTCCCTACCAGACAGGCACCAACAAAGAGGGGGATATCAAATACAAGGACATGAATGCCGATGGTAAAATTGACAGCTATGACGCAGGCCCCATTGGTTATGGCAGCATGCCGGAAATTGTGTATGGCTTTGGTCCTACCATCAGCTGGAAAGGCTGGTCGCTGGCAGGCTGGTTCAAAGGCGTCAGTAAAGTGGATATTGACCTTAATGGAGATGGCTTGCAGCCTTTCTCCCAGGGGGGCGAATACGGCAACCTGCTGGCGCAGATCACTGACCGCTGGTATCCCGGCAGCACCAACCCGCATCCATTCTATCCCCGTCTTACATACGGCAATGACAATATGAACTATGCAACCAGCACCTGGTGGGTGAAGAACGGTGCGTTCCTGCGTTTGCAGACCCTGCAGTTAGGTTACACTTTCTCCAACAAACCCTGGCTGAAACAAATGGGTATGTCCAATATTAACCTGTATTTCCTGGGCAATAACCTGGCTACTTTCAGTGAGTTCAAGCTGTGGGATGTGGAGCTGGGCTCAGGCCGCGGGGCCCAATACCCGCTTGTGAAAACCTTTAATGCAGGCGTTAAGTTCACCTTCAGATAATGCTTAAACAGACAATGATGAAACGTACATATCTATTATACAGCACACTGTTCATGCTGATCCTGGCAGCTGTTACAGGTTGTAAAAAATACCTGGACCAGGTGCCTAACGACCGGATCACCATGGATGAAGTGTTCCGTAAAAAAAGCCCTTCCGAGCAATACCTGGCCAATATCTACAGCTATGTGAATGACGAATCCAATGAATGGAGCGAGTTTCCCTGGTTCGGCAATGCGGATGAAGGCGATGCCACCTGGTCCAGGCATCCCATTTATGAATTGAATATGGGGAATATTAATGCCGATATCACCCGCTTTGATAAATGGGGATATTACTATAATGCCATCAGGTCCGCTACCTATTTCATGCAGCGTATTGACGAGAACATTGAAATACGCAATCTCAACGGCCAGCAGCTGATAGATCAGTATAAGGCAGAGGCCCGTTGCCTGCGTGCCTGTTATTATTTCATGCTCATGCGGCAATATGGTCCGGTGGTGCTGGTGGGGGATTCCGTGCTGGCCACGGATATTCCTGCCAATTCCATGCAGCTGGAGCGTAGCCCTTACGATGATTGCGTGAACTATGTAAGCGCAGAACTGGACAAAGCCGCTGAGGGATTGCCCCTGCTGCCATCCAGCAATGGGCAGG from Candidatus Pseudobacter hemicellulosilyticus encodes the following:
- a CDS encoding TonB-dependent receptor; its protein translation is MKITFFLLLAALHVSAGGLGQEKLSLRFKQAEIASILQVIEKQSNFRFLYNDQLSGIRQKISLDVKEASIRQALDLIFANSPLTYQFMDNKLIVVKEEPVRERVPITGRITDENGDALSGVSINIKGSSRGTTSDDKGAYSISAEPTDVLIFTSVGFEPQETTVGARTAINITLISVAKNLENIVVIGYGQVRKRDLTGSVLSVKNEEIRKTPASNALESLQGKLAGADIVRNNGSAASGVSITIRGNRSLRADNGPLIIVDGVQYNSIQDISSNDIQSIEVLKDASSTAIYGSRGANGVVIVTTKRGATGKPKISAHSYYGISEVAGYPRFMNSTEYVDWRREANRRIPLAGINPNGNWIDAANDNLLFNSIEQTNINNGVNTDYPDLFLQQGNQQEHHVGVAAGNDQTKGYLSMGYYNEKGIFELDELKRYTARMGLDQQLGKIAKAGMQVQFTYYDVDTRTSPMDEASKISPFSLPRDSAGKVVLSPNNEAARWNPLIDEEPGIALNNTITQRTFAVAYVELNPFKGFSWRSNLGMVFTNLTNGAFYDRNSLLQRGTNALGSYLAGKGRNTNWENIISYNKQVNDHNFTLTGVTTFLQNNYEEAAAQGNKQVLPSQLYYGLANALDGIAIRSGYSKENLVSFAGRINYSMLGKYLASFSIRTDGSSKLGPGNKWSVFPAAALAWRISDEDFLRSSRAISDLKLRVSYGVTGSDAIPPYRTQSVLTRIPNAFGESPLPGFTFSDTIGNADLKWERTKAFNVGIDLGLFNNRVVAQIDVYRTQTTNLLIDRLLPPTSGVSRTFQNIGATRNTGIDIGINVAVIKKTDLSFNAGLNFYANKEEITDLLNGVDDVANKWFIGSPVRVSYDYRKIGIWQLADSTAAKAVKQLPGDIRVADLNGDKAITTEDREVVGQLVPKWNASLSLDFKYKQLDLNVFLFARYGQTIEYAYLNRVHLPGRENGAVVNYWTLENPSNDFPRPRTTSSFVSLPYSTTLQYVDGSFLKIRTITLGYTLPKTFTSRFGVNNLRVYATGRNLVTFSKVDDYDVERGGPLINPMTKLIVWGLSVDL
- a CDS encoding RagB/SusD family nutrient uptake outer membrane protein codes for the protein MKTTTYYMLLGILAMTVASSCEKKLTEYNPGSATADNVFNTPVGYESGVSAAYTYNRWLWGKEAGYHLLEAGSDLWLSGVDDPNTELTQYTTGMNPANAIIAAIWSRMYSAVNLCNALISRVGNSGLPAATQSIREGELRMLRAWYYFTIVQTWGGVHFSLEETTGIVTTANRTPEADFYQQIIEDLRQAIDRLPVTTQDNGRATKPAAEAFLSKVFLIRGQYDSCYKYADKVINGYSFDLQPVYADLWNMSNQAGKEIIWSVNYTTNLTMNDFTGPAGAIVYPGGHARGANNGHLMFLQKYDVRNGMERSIAYGRPFSRWMPSLFLVDLFDASIDTRYNASFQGLWISNKTSSTTYKRKLTTGAEASFTINPGDTSHYITREVVDNGFRDSRKYEIFDRNDMYNANGTPRNNSNFLSLKKFLDPTRPSIAEQQSARDAFIFRLADIYLTAAEAKHLLGDNATAASLINEVRRRAAVPGHESEMEISEGAVTLDFILDERARELAGEQWRWIDLKRTGKLVERVKAHNPQAAGNISDFHVLRPIPQLQLDAVTNKNEFIQNEGYQ
- a CDS encoding RNA polymerase sigma-70 factor; this translates as MSQADQSDSSLWNAIRQNDPHAFNLLFDRYWVPVYKTANKYLNDKAASQEIVHDIFLSIWTRRHTLQVHSFPAFLLTATRYQVYSRKKERAAVVVSDELPENMMAANSADNDIRQAELYDQLQQILLQLPARCQEIFRLSRFEYMTSEEIAQRLGISKRTVENQLTHALRHVRVHLKDMVLLIVFLAVTGQK
- a CDS encoding DUF4974 domain-containing protein; this translates as MTRDEFLIVYQRYLNGACTPEELEQLYAYQDEMELEDAGWNEAPELEAITREAIKARLNGHIQRPRPLHRQMPVWLSWAAAAVLAGLVFGSLYLAVHRNQEAPATAARPTAAGQRPLAPDTAGRKTYLTLGNGQVISLTDAANGAISSLSGIVTSKQEDGLVTYQAVAGTGPQAVPDTNSIQTPYGDKFSITLADGSKVWLNATSGLRFPVFFTGNKREVYLTGEACFEVKAHPERPFIVHVNGVAVEALGTLFNIKSHSNERNTVATLLSGAVQVTLPAKKELLQPGLQALYDAETGRLRVQKANTRTVLAWREGIFAFEHDPVSEIMYEIGRWYNREIVFVHGNSNKRFTYTFQRNESLEEALKRLELTGSVQLQTHNNKIMVTIP
- a CDS encoding TonB-dependent receptor, which produces MKDSPDSCQNGSGSLLPSQHPFRIFFLLSVFLALLLPALSFGQNQPVTLQAKSDSLELILKKLEKQTGFSFIYENDLLDKAAPVTFNAVNMALKEVLELCFRDQPLAYTIRGNSVILRKKESPPQRSIVVIGSITDPKGQALQGVNVQSKRHTVNVTSMQDGSYSITLPGAEDVLVFTYVGFMPQEIPVSKAGRLDVSMQEKPSQLADVVVVAYGQQKKITTIGAQSTVKVDDLKLPSANLTNSIAGRIAGVIGVQRSGEPGYDNAEIYIRGISTFTSSSPLVLVDGVERGFANVDPEDISSFSILKDASATAVYGVRGANGVILIQTKSGKVGKPMINLQYDQGLTQFTRIPKFADGVTYLNMANEAYKNSNPNDLVPKYSQERIDKTASGEDPDLAPNVNWFDVLFKKYGQNRRARVNASGGSQNAQYYLSLGYYDETGMFDTDPLANYNSQLRFTRYNFTSNLNLRLTKTTKLDFGASGWLSNGNFPGANTPDIWSAAYLLPPVVIPDKYSNGLFSRMATGTLNNPYTMLTQSGYVTEFRSQLWSNIRVTQELDALLKGLSATVMYSFDNYNTHTIRRTKSVDGYIARSRDNNGNLVMEQTSIGSNYLGYERQNGGSRQYYTEAAVNYRTAIGKNDLTGMVLFNASDKQDAFAGDYVNSVPYRYVGLAGRFTYAYNNRYLAEANFGYNGSETFEPNKRFGFFPSFGAGWVASEEKFFEPLTDAVQFLKFRFSYGEVGNSNIGGRRFGYVSTVGGGNGGYSFGRDVNRTIGGLDIDEYAVSVSWEKAQKTNLGVEIKTWNNRLSLTVDLFNENRTGIFRKRGDVPVYSGIRNLPWANLGEIQNKGIDATLELNGKWGDVNLDFRGNFTWNRAMVVNDANAPFPYPWQQRIGRKYGQRFGYTALGLFTSEKDVLSSPYQTGTNKEGDIKYKDMNADGKIDSYDAGPIGYGSMPEIVYGFGPTISWKGWSLAGWFKGVSKVDIDLNGDGLQPFSQGGEYGNLLAQITDRWYPGSTNPHPFYPRLTYGNDNMNYATSTWWVKNGAFLRLQTLQLGYTFSNKPWLKQMGMSNINLYFLGNNLATFSEFKLWDVELGSGRGAQYPLVKTFNAGVKFTFR